The following is a genomic window from Phaseolus vulgaris cultivar G19833 chromosome 6, P. vulgaris v2.0, whole genome shotgun sequence.
TAGATATGGGAACCAAAGTAGTTGAAGGTGATTATTCTTATGTTCACATTaccatgtttttgtttttgtttaagttAACAAATtcatgtttcatttttttccttATGCTGTAATGCAAACAATAGGATCATCAGTCCCATTGGAATGTTTAGTTTGTAAACCAGGCAATTCACCTACGAGGATGCGACTAAATCATGTCAGAGGTATTGCGCGAAACCTGACACATTTAATCGTTGATCCTCCTTGTACTCGAGAAGTACTAGCTAAGGAACATCAAGATGTATCAGTTGGTAAGTTTGGTGAGTGGTTTTAATGGAAAAATATCTTGTTAGCACCTTTAAGtgttattgttttgattgttcaGGTAGCACAACAAAATCATTGCGTTTGAATTGTGTGAAACGTCTTGCCCGATCCAAAAATTCTCATTATAAAGAGAGTGCATATCAGAAGGACCTTAAGTTTCCAGCAGAAGGGTTCAATTACTTGCCAGCAGGAACTTCATAGTCTCTTCtgatataaaattattgttGGGTCAAACGTATATTCCAAACAGTTGCTGTGAATATAATTGATGCATGTAGAAAAACTATACATGAATGTAATTTATGCATATAGAAAAACTTAACTTTGAGGATTGAGTAATATTTTTTTGCTAAAATAATCATATCATAGATTTCAGGTAGATGTTTGTTAGGACAATGATAAATGGTGATAGATTTTACATtactctgttttttttattggcaTGTTCTTGTTATATTAGATAAGTACAAGATAAAACTTTGTTTTTCTCTCCCTACTCTTACTTTGTCATAAAGTTGAGACTGGTTTCAATTTCCGGGTTCACACTAAAGAATTTAACCAAAGCCTAGTAACATTCTTTCACattatgcaattttttttaacagaTTTTGATGTTATGCATTCCCTTCATTATTTTTTCCCTTCCATTCCTTTCACTTCTTGTAACATTTTAACTTGAATCAAACATTTAATGGAGAAAATGGCTAATACATTGAAGATTAGTTTGTTGACTTGTAAGTTTTTAAAATGCATAGTTTAAAATTGAGCTATAGTTATCATCTTAAAATTGTGAAGCTATTAAATGAACATGATGAGGAgattcaaaaaagaaaaaaatatatttataaagagAGCGATATTTATGATaagagtttttttataaatgaagtTTTGTGTAAAGATATGTTTGATATAAAAAGAGGATCATGAGAGTCAGTGACAAAAAGATCCTATAATGCATTATGTTGGGATTGACGAACAAGAAAGGATGACTCGTGTTGATCTCgataagtaaaattattttgtagttATTGGAATTATTAATGAAGACTTTGGATGTTATCAACAAACAATAAGATTTTGATTAAGAGGAGATTATTAGAGATGACTTAACAATATTATTTGTAATCTAATAAGGTTGAGGTTGAAATGTTTGTGTAATATAAGGTGGGAATGAGGGTGTTGTGGATAATAATTTCTCTCACATGATTTacgaaaacttgttttaaaaaataaaaaagatgaagTGGCAAAAAGTAATTACAAGATAATAAGATTTATCTTTATAATCGAACCACTTTAATATTGTCACCTTGTAAACTATCGTCtcttaatatttttcatgtgtTTTGTTCTTAAGGTGTTGATttcaaagagaaaaaagaaatatgTTTAAAGTGGTAATTTATAGTAAATATAAAGATTAGtgaaagtaataataatatgaaaagaaTAGATTTTATAgctaattattatatttaactattgatttatatattaaaacattCCCATTagcatattaaataaatattaaagatttaaaaatattttaaactttattagaataaaaaaaattataatttattggaATAACATTACCTCgtttcattctattttatttcatagAAGAAactagtattttatttttgaaaatgttaaaatattaatgttctttataaattgttgaaagaaaacaaaaaaatataacgAAAGACGCTGAACAAACGGCGCATAACCATTCTATTTTTAACATTAGATTTAAAAATAGATGGAATATGATTCAACAAACCTTTTTACAAGaattattatttaagaaaaaaatattttgtataaaaattaagTTAACTTATTAACAGAgaaattttttcatataatttttttaatttttaacaaatttaaatttaaatgttttataaataaatttgtccAACTAGATAAATATATAAGCTATATTTAAAATATGGATACTCATAAAATGTTAGAAATAAGGAGGTTGGGAATTTTTTAAAAGCAAACTCACAAAAATATGGCTAACAATaagtataatatataagtgtttTTCGGAAAAAGAAAGATAGCGTACAAAGATAACAACTATAATTGTACTGcaaatcaatttatataaattttactaATAAATTACTATAAAAAATGGTTacgtttttttaattatatttgttcTGTAAATTAAAGATGTAGTTTTGTTTTTGTCAACTGAAATTTGTTGTAGAAGAAAGAGGGAGGCCCATGGGCCCAAATGACCAAAGTGTAGTATTTATAAGCAAAATCATCCCTAATTCCAAACCACGCTTCAATAGGCATAGCATGGGAAACTCTCTTCTAAACCTAGTTTCACTCTGGTGCCGCCTCCCTCTCTTTTCTTCAATATTTCCGTTACCTTTATGATGTTCTGAATCCAAAATGTGGCCGATGAGGATAACAGTTATAAGAAACACCATCTTTCGGGACTGAATGGCTCATAAAGCCTTGCTGTTATTCTGCAATTCTGAGgctatttattattgttatttttatttttttcttatgatttttgttttgtGGAAATGACTTTTGATATAGGGATTGAGGGTGTTGTGGATTTCTTGGGTTTAAAATCCTGTTCTTGTTTTCGTGATCCTAATTGAAATTTTGGTTATTGATTTGTAATTTGTTGTGGTGAGGCTGCATGTACCAAGGGAAGGGTGGGAGCTAAAAGCTGTACCCTTGATCTTGAATTTGCCATTGCGGCTGTAGCTAAATCAAACCCACTTTAGAAGCTAACTGGCCGGTCGTTGTGATTTCCTTTTGGAGTCTGTCAACGGATCTGCTTACCGAGCTTCTGACATTCTCAAACCCACTCACTTCAGTTTTTAGTTCTTTTTTTGTGCTTTTTGTTTTGTGATGAGAGGGTGAGAAGAGGAAAATAAGTTTCGGATTACGCTTTTTTCGAAGATCCCTCTCTTACATAAAACACCCAATGGTCACTTTCCAGGCAATCTGCCTTGATTTTCCAGCTGATTGCGTCAATAGGTGCCTACAAAAACATActgtgtttttcttttccttttaattttCACTGAATAATCGTTTCAGTCGGATGCTTATTGAATTTCTTCTTACCAAGCTGCTCCAATAAATGTTTAACCTAACATCAATCGTTCTATTTACATAGCCAGTGTCAATGATGATAACATTCACCAATACCATCTTTCGGGACTGAATGGCATTTCATGCCTTGCTGATATTCTGCAATTCTGAGGCGTTGGCTATGTAATAATATTAAAGAGGATGATATTTTTGACACCTTCTCCATTTTACACCcacaatataatattaatatttacaacataaaatttttaaaaaataacataatattaatatttgtaacaaaagataattttaaaaataaaaaatgtgcttaaataaaatagaaaatgttaaaatgttttcaatttttaaaaaattaaaatattaatatttagtgagGTGTTGAATggagaaaaaaatcattttttattccATAACTACATTagaatttctaaaataatattcttatttttagttATACCCATCATAtaaatttagggtttaggtcCCCTCATATAAATTTCACCAATCTTAGCATATAAATTTGAATAATCTTAGCATACTTTTGGATTCTGAAAGACTCAGCGTAGCACATGAATGTCTAACCTTACAAAGAGACTATTGTTATcgggaaataaataaaatatccgGCACTACACAAAGAGAGGATATACACCCATAACAATGTCATATTTGGTACCAAGAATGAACTCGTGAGATTAATAATAAGAAAGATTTAAATACAAAGAGTTAAAGAATGTTAACATGAATATAAATgtacttaaataataattaagtcaAGACACCAACGGTCAGatctatatttttataaaatgaccTATAATACATATTTTCAGTTTGGTTATTTCACATCTACCAGCCTTAATCTACTAAATACAACATAAACCAAatgattttttctttaaattatattatatactaCACGCCATCGGCCTCCTTTGATCTGTTTAAATCAGGTccataaaatgaagaaaaatcaaTACTAGCTTCCATTTAGAGTTGAAAAATACCCTACTCGATAGTTCCTTACAATATAGATATGACACAATAATGGGAGAAATGCAACTGCTAAGAAATGTAGACCAACTTATGTACAGGAGCCGCATTCAACCTTGTGGGATTCAAGGACATGTCTTGCAGCTTCCATGGCTACTTGTCCACTGACATAGTGCTGCCGACACACTGGCATGTAGACATCAACTCCACCAATCAATTCAATCTGCTTATCCTGTGTCTTCCTCAGGGTAAACGAAGCAGGTTTTTTACATATCTCACAGGTAGCAGTTAACTTGGTTACAGAATCAGCAAGGGGAATTATATCAATAACAGAACCAAAGCTCCTCCTACCAGTAAATGCAGAAACACCATCAGCttgataatataaaaattaaaccaTAACCTACTTATAAAACCCCTGGTGAGACAGCTATAGACAAgtacaaacaaataaattttagattGAACAATTCAAGATTATGCTTGAAATTAAGCTTCATTCAAATGTTGGAATTAGCTCTAATCAGGTCGTGAAAATCAACTTTGAAGTTCCAAAAGACATGTTATGGAACAGATTTAGTTATATTCTTGatcaattcaaaattttaacagGGTCATTTATTTATACTGGAACTTCACCAGATCAAGACGTGAGACAACACCAAGTCAATTTGATTTGTTGACATCATAAATTGAGTTAACATTATATTTTGCTGTATATACTTCAAATAAATATCAATACtacataaatataatattgtgTTATGCAAAACATTGTCCCttgactaaaaaaaaaactattaacatATACTTTTTTGAAGCATGTATAAGGCTTTTGAGAAAGTtagaacataaaaaaataactcaaactcttttcaaaatataatctAATTGTTGAAACCCGAACCAAtcagaataaaaatttatgccACACGAACACGCCTAACAAAACTAACTTGGCATGTCATTACAAAAGCATCTGAAAGTAGGCTTTATTCCAAATCCAACCCCACCAAACAAAATGGAAAGTTAGGCTTTGTTACCTCATGTAGTTCCCATCTAATCCTGAAACTATTACTGTTTTTCCATCATCATCAGCAGCTTGACGGCAGAATTCATAAAGGTCATCAAAGAATTGCGCTTCATCAACACCAATCACATCCAGCTGTCATCATATATCAGTGGTGAGACTCAAAACAAAATGCAGGCAGTAAACTAGTATACCTTAGACATGGAGGgggtaaaataaaattatcaacaGCCACAGATCACATAGTCCAATCATATACTTACCAATTAGAATCCATGTACACAACCACACATTGACTTTTCTtctgtataaaaaataaatacaaatcattAACTACCTGTTCAGAACATCAAACTACGATACCTTCTCATAAGCATCAATTCCAAACTTCTGCTTGAATGATGATAAGTTTGTCAGTGCCCAACATGGTAATTTTGCACCATCATGTGTAACAATTGAATCTAATCCATATCTTGTATCCTTGCTAGATTTAATTACAGCTACATTTCTGCATAAAAGAAACATAAAGTTTTAACATTTACTTCGTGAATCATGATATTTCTAAACCATTCAGTGAGTTTCCTggaaaataatcaaatataacAATTAAGATCTCACGTGCTATACATCGAGAGCTATCACAGCAGCAACATAAGCTTCACATATAATTCTATCAGAGTATTAAACATCAAGAATTAACTTTCCTTGCTTCCCAAAAGAGATAAAAGTATGAAACTGAAACCACTTATATCTAACAACTAGGTGTGACTCAATTGGAAAATTGCGCTCAAGATGAGCAGACTTTAGATACGTTATAGGAATTCAAAAACCAACTAGAAGCAACTCATGTTATGGCCCATGCAGGCAGGCTTAAGATCTCTATAACGATTCAAAACCCACTGAAGCTCCTTATGCTCAGGGCCAAGCCAACATTGCAATGCGGGGGGTGTGAGAGGACACCTCATTGTCTTACCAAAAAATACTTGCTTCCATTAGAGAAATTTTATACAGGAGACTGTTCTCTTTGGTAAGGGCACaacaataaaatcataaaaggCAATATGTTATGAGTTCCACAAACAGTAAATTtatttagaacattcaaaaaaggTCAACTAGGTATGTTTCAAAGAGAATATAAAGAACTGGATCATACTAACTGACATGTATACAATATATCTATTCATAAATTTTGTATACATGCCTAGGAGGGGTTGAGTTTTTTTCTGCAAGGCTTGACCTCAAAGCTGAAAATATTCGACTAGTGATGACTGCAACCAATATGGCATtgcaaaaaaaaagtatttccaattcaaagtacaaaacaCATAAGGACTTTGGGCACCTGTAACACTTAAATGTACAGTTCAGCAAATTTAACTAAGGAAACTGAATTGCATCGACAAATCCTTGAGGTGGCAGTTCATACACCATATAAGAAATGTTCCCAACACTATTAACTGGAATTCAAACAATTAACCAATATTCACAGTGGAGTTGAAATACACAGAAAGCTGCATAAGCCACACCAGCGACCTAGCATAGGTATATTGAAGATCCAGATTAGAATTtcagaataagaaaaatattgttaCAGCACCAATGGTTGCAAGCAGGACACACCTATAACTCGACTAGACAATCTACATTCAACAACCAACTACTCAAGCAGAAAAATTAAgataaacaacaaacaaacaaatactTCAGGTAAAAGGGTGTtgctttttaattataaaactaaaCATAAATAGAGAAGAAGAGTCAACCTGCCGTTGGCGGTTTCCAATTGAATCCGACGAAGGAGCGAGGTGGTTTTTCCAGCGAACATGGGCCCCACTATGACGTGGATCTCACCGGAGGAAGGTGGCGAGGGCTCCGTTTGCAAGCTTCGATTTTGATTGGTGCAAGTGAACTTATTGGACGAAAAGGGTGATGGGTTGAGGCGGAGAAGACGATTGGGAATTCGACGTGGGTTGTTGCGGAAAGTTAATCGAGCTGTGGATTGAGAAGGTAGTGAAAACAGAGGAAAAGGAGAGGCTTTGGAAGATAAAGCTGAAAACTTTGGGTTGAGAAGGGACTTCATGGTGtgaaggggtttaagggttttggCACTACCAACACAGTTGGAGGGAAATCTCGGGGGAACACATTCCCAATGCTAAAATCTTACCTGAACTTGTAATGTGTTTCACCATGCCTATactcaaaattaattttgaacgGTTAAAATCCGAATggttttattcttaaaattaataataaaattaggaGTAAAGGAATGATTTTACTCCTTCAAATTATATGTcactattattatatttatctgCATTAAGAAACCTTAATATGTTATTgaaaattttcaattattttattttataagtcttcaaaattaaaattaactatcTAAAATGGGAACTAATaccaagaaaaaaaagtttaaaccacatatattttaactatttatataaagattattttaatttcatttaagtAGTATGTTAATGATATCTAATGTCTTAGAACTTTCTAAATCGTTTTGAACTAAGTGTATCAAATCTTAAGTCAAAG
Proteins encoded in this region:
- the LOC137832156 gene encoding thymidine kinase a-like; protein product: MKSLLNPKFSALSSKASPFPLFSLPSQSTARLTFRNNPRRIPNRLLRLNPSPFSSNKFTCTNQNRSLQTEPSPPSSGEIHVIVGPMFAGKTTSLLRRIQLETANGRNVAVIKSSKDTRYGLDSIVTHDGAKLPCWALTNLSSFKQKFGIDAYEKLDVIGVDEAQFFDDLYEFCRQAADDDGKTVIVSGLDGNYMRRSFGSVIDIIPLADSVTKLTATCEICKKPASFTLRKTQDKQIELIGGVDVYMPVCRQHYVSGQVAMEAARHVLESHKVECGSCT